One genomic segment of Streptomyces niveus includes these proteins:
- a CDS encoding SAV_2336 N-terminal domain-related protein, which produces MTTPDPPPGATPRPPPGRRGQPDRPARDPSAGQPGDPSGGPPGRSDGLAELVARLRAAGREVSASELADAVWLARLTAPRPRPGDRPEHHEPPAARQTAPDPAVQPPADEPGPRPDPSSRSAEQTAPVSLYAPSTAEAVPTRSFPIRAPATGALSGLLGLQRALRPLRGYRPPVPPVLGAELDEEATAERSAADGFLRPVRRPAAHREAEIQLLMDASPTASVWQPTLERLRQACERLGAFRDVQVHYLHQGPDGSAMAGTGPDPNQTRLRPADQHRDVTGRRLTLVISDCVGPLWQSGGAQRLLHRWAESSQIAVVQPLPPRLWDRTALPADPGLLVHEPGVGRGMRFVADETHGRAAPPAGARPVPVLLPTDRVLGGWAQLLGGTGTRTMRGAAGWVLPRHPAQPDSGPYGGARTPQARLRDFRAGASPGALELAVHLAAVPLYLPVMQLVQEALLPDTGPMQLAEVLLGGLLERLPDTADVPGPRYDFAPGVRELLLEMLDQGAAELVLKYLSEYVTRRFGKGIRNFPALAVARLQGLETDEPVVPEDPDGGPQADEELFAQVPARVVRWYRPVRPVPGRLDEVERLLGLWRDRRDRQMLVDAQALAEAALAADDDGRSRHLLGRVLFARANTAEARRDPGEAHGLLTRAERLLTGREPATAVARADVRHELWRQDHDPRWLHAAVAGLAEMPDGADLATETARRLRMGRVLLDLAGTVPEPQEQATASVRELRTALGLLERLDAHPHRRAGALLDLVSALRLTQERDTAELLALSEAAESAAEDSAPLRLRTLRQRARIHREARDWEAAATAYGQAERSAPRDSHERCELLAEWGEMLLTETRHINRAEGILREALTNVTSRKPLRWRLHLLLGTALLDRYRSDRAGGGFLPDVYEGCHLLELSARRAADPATRARSWLLLAGARLELPEPQTHFASAESAYGRALREVPEPPSLTAARALHGRAELYERMARPFAALADYRAADGHWRGLAEQGAAVPEDEVRATRERAAALSGGPGGGTGRWEDPGRG; this is translated from the coding sequence GTGACCACCCCCGACCCGCCCCCCGGCGCCACTCCCCGCCCGCCCCCCGGCCGACGGGGCCAACCGGACCGGCCAGCACGGGACCCGTCGGCGGGGCAGCCGGGCGACCCGTCCGGCGGTCCGCCGGGCCGGTCCGACGGGCTGGCGGAGCTGGTCGCCCGGCTGCGCGCGGCGGGCCGCGAGGTGTCCGCCAGTGAGCTGGCCGACGCCGTGTGGCTGGCGCGTCTCACGGCTCCCCGGCCCCGGCCGGGGGATCGTCCGGAGCACCATGAACCTCCCGCCGCCCGGCAGACCGCGCCCGACCCGGCCGTACAGCCGCCAGCCGATGAGCCGGGCCCCCGGCCCGACCCCTCGTCCCGCAGCGCCGAACAGACCGCGCCCGTCTCGCTCTACGCCCCGTCGACCGCGGAGGCCGTCCCCACCCGTTCGTTCCCGATACGCGCCCCCGCCACCGGAGCCCTGTCCGGTCTGCTGGGCCTCCAGCGCGCGCTACGGCCGCTGCGCGGCTACCGCCCGCCCGTCCCACCGGTCCTCGGCGCGGAACTCGACGAGGAGGCGACCGCCGAACGCAGCGCCGCCGACGGCTTCCTGCGCCCCGTACGCCGCCCGGCGGCGCACCGGGAGGCCGAGATCCAGCTTCTGATGGACGCCTCACCGACCGCCTCCGTGTGGCAACCGACCCTCGAACGGCTCCGCCAGGCCTGCGAACGGCTCGGCGCGTTCCGCGACGTCCAGGTGCACTACCTGCACCAGGGACCGGACGGTTCGGCGATGGCCGGCACCGGACCCGACCCGAACCAGACCCGGCTGCGCCCCGCCGACCAGCACCGCGACGTCACCGGCCGCCGGCTCACCCTCGTCATCAGCGACTGCGTGGGCCCGCTGTGGCAGTCGGGCGGCGCCCAACGCCTGCTCCACCGCTGGGCGGAGAGCTCCCAGATCGCCGTCGTACAGCCTCTGCCGCCCCGGCTCTGGGACCGCACCGCGCTGCCCGCCGACCCGGGGCTGCTCGTGCACGAGCCCGGCGTGGGCCGCGGCATGCGGTTCGTCGCCGACGAGACCCACGGGCGCGCGGCGCCGCCCGCCGGGGCGCGCCCGGTGCCCGTCCTGCTGCCGACCGACCGCGTCCTCGGCGGCTGGGCCCAACTGCTCGGCGGCACCGGCACCCGTACGATGCGCGGCGCGGCGGGCTGGGTGCTGCCGCGCCATCCGGCGCAGCCCGATTCGGGGCCGTACGGAGGCGCGCGCACCCCGCAGGCACGGCTGCGCGACTTCCGCGCCGGCGCGTCACCGGGCGCGCTCGAACTGGCCGTCCATCTGGCGGCCGTACCGCTCTACCTGCCCGTCATGCAGCTCGTGCAGGAAGCGCTGCTGCCCGACACCGGCCCCATGCAACTGGCCGAAGTGCTCCTCGGCGGACTGCTGGAGCGGCTGCCCGACACCGCCGACGTGCCGGGACCGCGCTACGACTTCGCGCCCGGCGTACGCGAACTGCTGCTGGAGATGCTCGACCAGGGCGCCGCCGAACTGGTCCTCAAGTACCTGTCGGAGTACGTCACCCGGCGGTTCGGCAAGGGCATCCGTAACTTCCCGGCGCTGGCCGTCGCCCGACTCCAGGGACTGGAGACCGACGAACCGGTCGTGCCGGAGGACCCCGACGGGGGACCGCAGGCCGACGAGGAACTGTTCGCCCAGGTCCCCGCGCGCGTGGTGCGCTGGTACCGGCCCGTACGGCCGGTGCCCGGCAGGCTGGACGAGGTGGAGCGGCTGCTGGGCCTGTGGCGCGACCGCCGCGACCGGCAGATGCTCGTCGACGCGCAGGCGCTCGCCGAGGCGGCGCTGGCCGCGGACGACGACGGACGCTCCCGGCACCTGCTGGGGCGGGTGCTGTTCGCCCGCGCCAACACGGCGGAGGCGCGGCGCGATCCCGGGGAGGCGCACGGGCTGCTGACCCGTGCCGAGCGGCTGCTCACCGGACGCGAGCCGGCGACGGCCGTCGCCCGCGCGGATGTCCGGCACGAGCTGTGGCGCCAGGACCACGACCCCCGATGGCTGCACGCGGCGGTCGCCGGGCTGGCCGAGATGCCCGACGGGGCCGACCTCGCCACCGAGACGGCACGCCGGCTGCGGATGGGCCGGGTCCTGCTCGACCTGGCCGGTACCGTCCCCGAACCGCAGGAGCAGGCCACCGCGTCGGTACGTGAACTGCGCACCGCGCTCGGCCTGTTGGAGCGGCTGGATGCGCACCCGCACCGCCGCGCCGGCGCGCTCCTCGACCTCGTGTCGGCCCTGCGACTGACACAGGAACGCGACACGGCCGAACTCCTCGCCCTGAGCGAAGCGGCCGAGTCGGCCGCCGAGGACAGCGCGCCGCTGCGGCTGCGCACCCTGCGCCAGCGGGCGCGGATCCACCGCGAGGCACGGGACTGGGAAGCGGCGGCGACCGCGTACGGGCAGGCCGAGCGCAGCGCGCCGCGCGACAGTCACGAACGGTGCGAACTCCTCGCCGAGTGGGGCGAGATGCTGCTCACCGAGACCCGTCACATCAACCGCGCGGAGGGCATCCTGCGCGAAGCCCTCACCAACGTCACCTCCAGGAAGCCGCTGCGCTGGCGCCTCCATCTGCTGCTCGGTACGGCCCTGCTGGACCGCTACCGGAGCGACCGCGCGGGCGGCGGCTTCCTGCCGGACGTCTACGAGGGCTGCCATCTGCTGGAGCTCTCGGCCCGCCGCGCCGCCGACCCGGCGACACGGGCCCGCTCCTGGCTCCTGCTGGCGGGCGCGCGCCTGGAACTGCCGGAGCCGCAGACGCACTTCGCCTCCGCGGAGTCCGCCTACGGCAGGGCGCTGCGCGAGGTCCCCGAACCGCCCTCGCTCACGGCGGCCCGCGCCCTGCACGGCCGCGCCGAACTGTACGAGCGGATGGCCCGCCCCTTCGCGGCCCTGGCCGACTACCGGGCGGCGGACGGGCACTGGCGGGGACTGGCGGAGCAGGGTGCCGCGGTCCCGGAGGACGAGGTGCGGGCGACCAGGGAACGGGCGGCGGCGCTGAGCGGCGGCCCGGGCGGCGGGACGGGCAGGTGGGAGGACCCGGGGCGCGGGTGA
- a CDS encoding AAA family ATPase, with protein MSDWRIYRGAGLPHDGARQLPDPPPWREFTARSPEGADGADGPPDGPVDSEEVDNARRLGVKRRLVESFHPRPEEVEAVNAALQLRRPLLVTGTPGTGKSTLAHAVAHELRLGRVLRWPIVSRTTLQDGLYHYDAIGRLQDVQLDRAVSGDAVRQPPIGSYIRLGPLGTALLPSPDGLPRVLLIDEFDKSDIDLPNDLLNVLEEGEFTIRELERRAEREPATDVLTDDGTPVTVVGGRVRCTAFPFIILTSNGERDFPAALLRRCIQHDLKPPGEKQLAAMVAAHLGEEALEEGAELIERFLQREPGEVVATDQLLNALYVTQRAAHAEQVTRNRLAEMLLRPLDRPR; from the coding sequence GTGAGCGACTGGCGCATCTACCGGGGAGCGGGGCTGCCGCACGACGGTGCGCGGCAATTACCCGATCCGCCGCCCTGGCGTGAATTCACCGCGCGGAGCCCCGAAGGCGCCGACGGTGCCGACGGCCCGCCGGACGGGCCTGTGGACAGCGAAGAGGTGGACAACGCCCGCCGGCTGGGCGTCAAACGCCGCCTCGTGGAGTCGTTCCACCCACGCCCCGAAGAGGTCGAGGCCGTCAACGCCGCACTCCAGCTGCGCCGTCCGCTCCTCGTCACCGGCACCCCCGGCACCGGCAAGTCGACACTCGCCCACGCCGTCGCCCACGAACTGCGCCTCGGCCGGGTGCTGCGCTGGCCCATCGTCAGCCGCACCACCCTCCAGGACGGCCTCTACCACTACGACGCCATCGGCAGGCTCCAGGACGTACAGCTCGACCGTGCGGTGTCCGGCGACGCGGTGCGGCAGCCGCCGATCGGCTCGTACATCAGGCTCGGTCCGCTCGGTACGGCGCTGCTGCCCTCGCCCGACGGGCTCCCCAGGGTGCTGCTCATCGACGAGTTCGACAAGAGCGACATCGACCTGCCGAACGACCTCCTGAACGTCCTGGAGGAGGGCGAGTTCACCATCCGTGAGCTGGAGCGGCGCGCCGAGCGGGAGCCCGCGACCGACGTCCTCACCGACGACGGCACCCCGGTGACGGTGGTGGGCGGCCGGGTGCGGTGCACCGCGTTCCCGTTCATCATCCTCACCTCCAACGGAGAACGGGACTTCCCCGCCGCCCTGTTGCGCCGCTGCATCCAGCACGACCTCAAACCGCCCGGCGAGAAACAGCTCGCCGCGATGGTCGCGGCGCACCTGGGCGAGGAGGCCCTGGAGGAGGGCGCCGAGCTGATCGAGCGGTTCCTCCAGCGCGAACCCGGCGAGGTCGTCGCCACCGACCAGCTGCTGAACGCGCTGTACGTGACCCAGCGCGCCGCCCACGCCGAACAGGTCACCCGCAACAGGCTCGCCGAGATGCTGCTCCGCCCTCTCGACCGTCCGAGGTGA
- a CDS encoding trypsin-like peptidase domain-containing protein, with product MSSLEDPVSRGVVRIGPAAAGYDAGSAGFWGSGFFVAPEWVVTCAHVVDKRVGAMEREPGGGVTVTTYDDERLEGEIAHVVTGHDLALVHVPGADFADCLWLSDRSAPTPAEVELYGWAQTSGAYGPEEFLSTKAMATGGRRGNAMWLQNSLVLRGCSGGPVVDTRYGSVIGVIRSQGQGDATVGRAESVTALRALCDQGAEAVWAEVVAAHDRHHLRRFEGSGDCWPRLHTRLAVRQGRPHSFDPRSRTQLYGLFADVEPPSGPGQVLHLVNGTSRRLLRSPQRIESNDPRSWREGSGLLYDPRERTEAAPAGRDLEQEAVVLYAAMVYGALRAPRDTPGAKKLRDWVETAANALETDVIREESLALLAGGDRDDGGGDGARTGPGDAAHDDVLVVIEPEVYGTHPWRVQLLDSDGGTTTVRHDEEGVPRTGLEAAVRQGLSEALARADAGQYLAAVDFLLPRALFDEPVDEWRSRLPRGDEPPSVHTLPIGRRRVVALRDQLRRRDGVTPEWNRAGRATHHGPLEAVPLCLDVPDRGHTAAAPEGEEAAYARLSVSTAGAAGVPLPVYCASTATGRGSRVLTRAFHAGHVAVLCRRTGEDGHDDCAEFHRRAAQLVRDAPTGSELRERVRLLRIVNADPDRDDRDTAWARHIVLIYDPPHRQAPDEPLHFPPL from the coding sequence ATGAGCTCCCTCGAAGACCCCGTGAGCCGGGGAGTCGTCCGCATCGGCCCCGCCGCCGCCGGGTATGACGCAGGCAGTGCCGGATTCTGGGGCAGTGGATTCTTCGTCGCCCCCGAATGGGTCGTGACCTGCGCGCATGTCGTGGACAAGAGGGTGGGTGCGATGGAACGGGAGCCAGGAGGCGGTGTCACCGTCACCACCTACGACGACGAGCGGCTGGAGGGCGAGATCGCCCACGTCGTCACCGGTCACGACCTCGCGCTCGTCCATGTGCCCGGCGCGGACTTCGCCGACTGCCTCTGGCTCAGCGACCGTTCGGCGCCCACACCCGCCGAGGTCGAGCTGTACGGCTGGGCGCAGACCTCGGGGGCGTACGGCCCCGAGGAGTTCCTCTCCACGAAGGCGATGGCCACCGGCGGGCGCCGGGGCAACGCGATGTGGCTCCAGAACAGCCTGGTCCTGCGCGGCTGTTCGGGCGGCCCCGTCGTCGACACCCGGTACGGATCGGTCATCGGCGTCATCAGGAGCCAGGGCCAGGGCGACGCCACCGTGGGCCGCGCCGAGTCCGTCACCGCGCTGCGCGCCCTGTGCGACCAGGGCGCCGAAGCCGTGTGGGCCGAGGTCGTCGCCGCCCACGACCGGCACCATCTGCGGCGTTTCGAGGGCTCCGGCGACTGCTGGCCGCGCCTGCACACCCGGCTCGCGGTGCGGCAGGGCCGGCCGCACAGCTTCGACCCGCGCTCACGCACCCAGCTGTACGGGCTGTTCGCCGACGTCGAACCGCCGTCGGGGCCCGGCCAGGTGCTGCACCTGGTCAACGGCACCAGCCGCCGCCTGCTGCGCAGCCCCCAGCGCATCGAGTCCAACGACCCGCGCAGCTGGCGCGAGGGCTCGGGCCTCCTCTACGACCCGCGCGAGCGCACCGAAGCGGCCCCGGCGGGACGGGATCTCGAACAGGAAGCCGTCGTCCTGTACGCGGCGATGGTCTACGGCGCCCTGCGCGCGCCCCGCGACACCCCGGGCGCCAAGAAACTCCGCGACTGGGTCGAGACGGCCGCCAACGCCCTGGAGACCGACGTGATCCGCGAGGAGAGCCTGGCGCTCCTCGCGGGCGGCGACCGTGACGACGGCGGTGGCGACGGCGCGCGCACGGGCCCCGGCGACGCGGCCCACGACGACGTACTCGTCGTCATCGAGCCCGAGGTCTACGGCACCCACCCCTGGCGCGTACAACTGCTGGACTCCGACGGCGGCACGACCACCGTCAGGCACGACGAGGAGGGCGTCCCGCGCACCGGGCTGGAGGCCGCCGTACGCCAGGGACTCAGCGAGGCACTGGCCCGCGCCGACGCAGGGCAGTACCTCGCCGCCGTCGACTTCCTGCTGCCCCGCGCCCTCTTCGACGAGCCCGTCGACGAATGGCGCTCCCGGCTGCCGCGCGGCGACGAACCACCCAGCGTGCACACCCTGCCTATCGGACGGCGCCGGGTCGTCGCCCTGCGCGACCAGTTGCGCCGCCGCGACGGCGTGACCCCGGAGTGGAACCGCGCCGGACGCGCCACCCACCACGGCCCCCTGGAAGCCGTACCGCTCTGTCTGGACGTGCCGGACCGGGGACACACCGCCGCCGCGCCCGAGGGCGAGGAGGCGGCGTACGCGCGGCTGTCGGTGAGCACGGCGGGCGCCGCGGGCGTGCCCCTGCCCGTGTACTGCGCCAGCACGGCCACGGGACGCGGCTCACGCGTCCTCACCCGCGCCTTCCACGCCGGCCATGTCGCCGTGCTGTGCCGCCGCACCGGCGAGGACGGACACGACGACTGCGCCGAATTCCACCGCAGGGCCGCCCAGTTGGTGCGCGACGCCCCCACCGGGAGCGAGCTGCGCGAGCGTGTACGGCTGCTGCGCATCGTCAACGCCGACCCCGACCGGGACGATCGGGACACAGCCTGGGCACGGCACATCGTCCTCATCTACGATCCACCCCACAGGCAGGCTCCCGACGAACCTCTGCACTTCCCGCCCCTATGA
- a CDS encoding CU044_2847 family protein: MDHDVQEVVLPGGQVILARVSVLRPDESAFVDVGAADRIRSGVTRVNEVIAAVGATVMDAARAAGPSEVSATFGIELAMKPGKGVAAVLADGEAKASISVTLTWQPGRERVDPSEDPPAPPVPPAPVGPPPPLPPAPPPPAPPGPEPLPTSGSSG; this comes from the coding sequence TTGGACCACGACGTACAGGAGGTGGTCCTGCCCGGTGGGCAGGTCATTCTCGCGAGGGTCAGTGTGCTGCGGCCGGACGAGTCGGCGTTCGTCGACGTCGGGGCGGCCGACCGGATCCGTTCGGGTGTCACCCGCGTCAACGAGGTGATCGCCGCCGTCGGCGCCACCGTGATGGACGCGGCGCGGGCGGCGGGTCCGAGCGAGGTCAGCGCGACGTTCGGCATCGAGCTGGCGATGAAACCGGGCAAGGGGGTGGCCGCCGTTCTGGCTGACGGGGAGGCCAAGGCGTCCATCTCCGTCACCCTCACCTGGCAGCCCGGCCGCGAGCGCGTGGACCCTTCCGAGGACCCGCCCGCCCCGCCCGTCCCACCGGCCCCGGTGGGACCGCCCCCACCGCTCCCACCGGCCCCGCCGCCCCCCGCCCCGCCGGGGCCCGAACCACTCCCCACTTCGGGATCATCCGGTTAG
- a CDS encoding DUF6104 family protein: protein MYFTDRGIEELEKRRGEEEVTFEWLAEQLRTFVDLNPDFEVPVERLATWLARLDDEDDDE, encoded by the coding sequence ATGTACTTCACGGATCGCGGGATCGAGGAACTGGAGAAGCGGCGCGGCGAGGAGGAGGTCACCTTCGAGTGGCTGGCCGAGCAGCTGCGTACGTTCGTCGATCTCAACCCGGACTTCGAGGTTCCGGTGGAACGCCTGGCCACATGGCTGGCCCGCCTCGACGACGAGGACGACGACGAGTGA
- a CDS encoding DUF4097 family beta strand repeat-containing protein, with the protein MAESTWEVSEPKKLTFDDPVTALSVRIVNGTVNVVGTDERVLAEQGGARLEISEIQGPPLIVTRTGTTLTIAYEDLPWQNFLKWLDRKGHRRSAVVSLAVPAGASVEVGVVGAGAVISGIKGRTEVRGVNGDTTLVGLAGRVSAETVAGNVEAQAVTGDLRFNSVSGDLTVVDCGGSSVRADTVSGDMVIDLEPAGRPTDIKVNTISGEVAIRLPHPADAKVEANTASGSVSNAFDDLRVGGQWGAKKITGTLGAGTGQLKAMTVSGSIALLRRPPAEDPYGAGHPAPASAGTASAGTAPVDAAPLDVVADDATPADKKEL; encoded by the coding sequence ATGGCAGAGTCGACGTGGGAAGTCAGCGAGCCGAAGAAGCTCACCTTCGACGACCCGGTGACGGCGCTCAGCGTACGTATCGTGAACGGCACCGTGAACGTCGTCGGCACCGACGAGAGGGTACTGGCCGAACAGGGCGGCGCACGCCTGGAGATCTCCGAGATCCAGGGCCCGCCCCTGATCGTGACCCGCACGGGCACCACGCTCACCATCGCCTACGAGGACCTGCCCTGGCAGAACTTCCTCAAGTGGCTGGATCGCAAGGGCCACCGGCGGAGCGCCGTCGTCTCCCTCGCGGTCCCGGCGGGCGCGAGCGTCGAGGTCGGCGTCGTCGGGGCGGGCGCCGTGATCTCCGGGATCAAGGGGCGCACTGAGGTACGCGGTGTGAACGGTGACACCACACTCGTCGGCCTGGCCGGCCGGGTCAGCGCGGAGACCGTCGCCGGCAACGTGGAGGCCCAGGCCGTCACCGGCGACCTGCGCTTCAACTCCGTCTCGGGCGATCTGACCGTCGTGGACTGCGGCGGATCCTCCGTACGGGCGGACACCGTCAGCGGCGACATGGTCATCGACCTGGAACCCGCGGGCAGACCCACCGACATCAAGGTCAACACGATCTCCGGCGAGGTCGCCATCCGGCTGCCGCACCCGGCGGACGCGAAGGTCGAGGCGAACACGGCGAGCGGGTCGGTCTCCAACGCCTTCGACGATCTGCGGGTCGGCGGGCAGTGGGGCGCGAAGAAGATCACCGGCACGCTCGGGGCGGGTACGGGGCAGCTCAAGGCGATGACGGTGTCCGGCTCGATCGCCCTGCTGCGGCGGCCGCCCGCGGAGGATCCGTACGGCGCGGGCCACCCGGCGCCAGCGTCCGCCGGCACCGCGTCCGCCGGCACCGCGCCCGTGGATGCCGCCCCCCTGGACGTCGTCGCCGACGACGCGACGCCGGCCGACAAGAAGGAGCTCTGA
- a CDS encoding PadR family transcriptional regulator has product MPPVFAHGRLRLYLLKLLDEAPRHGYEVIRLLEERFQGLYAPSAGTVYPRLSKLEAEGLVTHATEGGRKVYSITEAGREELAGRSGELADLELEIRESVSELAAEIRDDVRGAAGQLRNEMRAAAASASAGAAADGTGDGEHTTGDGESWRVAKEELRRAKQEWKEQARRAKDESRRAREDAQQARRQAKEAQETAREEMLRIAKQVQDQVQGHFSRGDWPTGVREGLSELSTQLGGLAKGTAWPPYAKPDAPDARDAPEAADPAWAQDTPSTGDPARDLDRLLDRFRDDVRDAARDHGVTEAQLSEARGHLSTAAARIGELLRGPKP; this is encoded by the coding sequence ATGCCCCCGGTCTTCGCCCACGGTCGTCTCCGCCTCTACCTGCTCAAGCTGCTCGACGAGGCACCGCGGCACGGGTACGAGGTGATCCGCCTGCTGGAGGAGCGCTTCCAGGGCCTGTACGCGCCCTCCGCCGGCACCGTCTACCCGCGGCTGTCCAAGCTGGAGGCCGAGGGCCTGGTCACGCACGCCACCGAGGGGGGCCGCAAGGTCTACTCGATCACCGAGGCGGGCCGCGAGGAGTTGGCGGGCCGCAGCGGTGAACTGGCCGATCTGGAACTGGAGATCCGCGAGTCCGTCTCCGAACTCGCCGCGGAGATCCGCGACGACGTACGGGGCGCGGCGGGCCAGCTCCGCAACGAGATGCGCGCGGCGGCGGCGTCCGCGTCGGCCGGCGCGGCGGCCGACGGGACCGGCGACGGGGAGCACACGACCGGGGACGGCGAGTCCTGGCGCGTGGCGAAGGAGGAGCTGCGCCGCGCGAAGCAGGAGTGGAAGGAGCAGGCGCGCCGGGCGAAGGACGAGTCACGCCGGGCGCGTGAGGACGCGCAGCAGGCGCGGCGCCAGGCCAAGGAGGCGCAGGAGACGGCGCGCGAGGAGATGCTGCGCATCGCCAAGCAGGTCCAGGACCAGGTGCAGGGCCACTTCTCGCGCGGCGACTGGCCGACGGGGGTACGGGAGGGCCTGTCCGAACTGTCGACGCAGCTCGGCGGCCTGGCGAAGGGTACGGCGTGGCCCCCGTACGCCAAACCGGACGCGCCGGACGCCCGAGACGCCCCGGAGGCGGCCGATCCCGCGTGGGCCCAGGACACCCCGTCGACGGGCGACCCGGCGCGCGATCTGGACCGCCTGCTGGACCGCTTCCGCGACGACGTCCGCGACGCTGCGCGGGACCACGGGGTGACGGAGGCCCAACTGTCGGAGGCGCGGGGCCACTTGTCGACGGCGGCGGCGCGCATCGGGGAGCTGCTGCGGGGTCCGAAGCCGTAG
- a CDS encoding Clp protease N-terminal domain-containing protein encodes MFERFTKGARAVVTGAVAQAERTASPEITDEHMLLALLDSQGTRSAFAFTSLGILDRRDSVEAGLADARRRGGMSHADTAALAEIGIDVAQIVSKVEGAHGEGAMGVGGKRPKRGRTSHKKFTPAAKKTLEQSLRVAVGRGDKEITDGHILLALTARPGVVSDVLADHGGTYGAVERALFGERG; translated from the coding sequence ATGTTCGAACGGTTCACGAAGGGGGCGCGCGCCGTGGTGACGGGCGCCGTCGCCCAGGCCGAACGCACGGCCTCACCCGAGATCACCGACGAGCACATGCTGCTCGCGCTGCTCGATTCGCAGGGAACGCGATCGGCGTTCGCCTTCACCTCTCTGGGCATCCTGGACCGGCGCGACTCGGTGGAGGCGGGTCTGGCGGACGCGCGCCGGCGGGGCGGCATGTCGCACGCCGACACGGCGGCGCTCGCCGAGATCGGGATCGACGTCGCGCAGATCGTCTCGAAGGTCGAGGGGGCGCACGGTGAGGGCGCGATGGGGGTGGGCGGGAAGCGTCCGAAGCGGGGCCGGACGTCCCACAAGAAGTTCACGCCCGCCGCGAAGAAGACGCTGGAACAGTCCCTGCGGGTCGCGGTGGGCCGCGGCGACAAGGAGATCACCGACGGCCACATCCTGCTGGCGCTGACGGCCCGGCCGGGCGTGGTCTCGGACGTACTCGCGGACCACGGCGGGACGTACGGGGCGGTGGAGAGGGCGCTGTTCGGGGAGCGGGGGTAG
- a CDS encoding helix-turn-helix domain-containing protein, whose protein sequence is MTDATDLAERAGDRDPRVGLRAVAALRRLLEQLEAVQVRSARNQGWSWQEIAAQLGVSRQAVHKKYGRQ, encoded by the coding sequence ATGACCGATGCAACGGATCTCGCCGAACGGGCGGGCGACCGCGACCCGCGGGTCGGGCTGAGGGCGGTCGCCGCGCTGCGGCGACTGCTCGAACAGCTCGAAGCCGTCCAGGTACGCAGTGCGCGGAACCAGGGCTGGTCGTGGCAGGAGATCGCGGCCCAGCTCGGTGTCAGCAGGCAGGCGGTACACAAGAAGTACGGGAGGCAGTGA